The window CCACATGACGACGGCCGGGTGGTCGGCGTACCGCTCGCCCAGCACGCGGGCGATCCGCAGGGCGGCCTCGCGGTAGGCGGGGCTGGACGGGCAGAAGGTCTGGCGGCTGCCGTACGAGAGGGCACGGCCGTCCCCGTCGACCGGCAGGGCGTCCGGGTGCTTGACGAAGAACCAGGCCGGCGGGGCCGCCGTCGGGGTCGCCAGGTCGGCGGCGATGCCGTTCTCGTGCAGGAGGGCGAGGATCTTGTCCAGGCGGGAGAAGTCGTACTCGCCCTCGCGCGGCTCCAGCAGCGCCCACGAGAAGATGTTGACGCTGACCATGTTCACGCCCGCCTCGCGCATGAGGCGTACGTCCTCGGCCCACACCTCCTCGGGCCACTGCTCGGGGTTGTAGTCCCCGCCGTAGGCGATGCCGGGGACGTTCAGTTCGCGCTTCATTCGGAGGCCTCCGGGCCCTTCGTCAGCAGTCGGCGGGTCGTTTCCACGCCCCAGGTGTCCAGGGAGAGCAGGCGGTCGCTGGAGGCCATCAGGCCGCCCGCGGGAGCGGTCAGCCCTTGTTGGCGCCGAGGGTCAGTCCGCTGACGAACTGCCGCTGGAGCGCGAAGTACACGATCAGGGTGGGGATCGCGGTGAGCAGGGCGCCGGCGGCGACCAGGTTGGGGTCGGTGAAGTACTGGCCGGAGAGGTTGTTCAGGGCCGAGGTGATCGGCATGTTCTCGCCGGTGGAGATCAGTACGAGCGCCCAGAAGAAGTCGTTGTAGATCCAGATGGAGAGCAGGGTCGCCAGGGCGGCCATCGCGGGCTTGCACAGCGGCAGCACGATCTGCCAGTACAGGCGCCACACGGACGCGCCGTCGACGAGGGCCGCCTCGGTCAGCTCGTGGGGCAGGGAGCGCATGTAGTTGCTGAGGACGAAGGCGCAGAACCCGGACTGGAAGGCCACGTGGATGAGGACGAGGCCGAGCGCGGAGTCGTACAGCTTGCCGGACATGGTGATGCCGGGCAGGTCGATGAGCAGGTACATGCGGTACAGCGGGGTGATGATGACCTGCTGGGGGAGCAGGTTGCCGGCCGTGAAGACCAGGA is drawn from Streptomyces bottropensis ATCC 25435 and contains these coding sequences:
- a CDS encoding carbohydrate ABC transporter permease gives rise to the protein MSTTVDTTAAAVAPKERTPLRPARILLHVFLVGMSLAWLGPLLWALYAALRPYGETSEKGYVSWPDSLNIENFTNAFTQSDMTHYFVNTLIIAVPAVLLTLFLSSMVAFYVSRFDFRVNLFLLLVFTAGNLLPQQVIITPLYRMYLLIDLPGITMSGKLYDSALGLVLIHVAFQSGFCAFVLSNYMRSLPHELTEAALVDGASVWRLYWQIVLPLCKPAMAALATLLSIWIYNDFFWALVLISTGENMPITSALNNLSGQYFTDPNLVAAGALLTAIPTLIVYFALQRQFVSGLTLGANKG